One genomic region from Halomicrobium zhouii encodes:
- a CDS encoding outer membrane protein assembly factor BamB family protein produces the protein MNETVPGNTASATPASDRRRFLRATVATGLASVAGLGGVGSAAAQETGTQETDAGERRWAVDLPFDALSSPTVVDGTAYVGSAGGTVHAVDAASGDERWRFEVDAAGRRAVNAAPMVVDDVVFLDSGAGVFALDAPTGRELWRAEAVVGGEINNPHSSPTVVHGTVFVGSAGAILYALDAATGDERWRVDAGEFTFSSPTVVDDTVYLGTDAGVVAVDGESGEERWHREIGDVSYSSPTVADGRLFVGTFSGDEAVSVYALAVESGEEAWRFDTGHDVGSSPTVADGTVFVGTQTSDDGGDVWAVDAASGEEQWRAGVDEVVFSSPTVAGGTVFVGTNAIDARDVSESEGTLRAIDAQSGEERWRAPAGAEVLSSPTVVDGTVFVGHWDADDDENGGRLVAIDAGVDASSEGTRVTLGTLGHHDGYRHADQSLDVDRPTDTATESPTETATRSETATTAPGTTGAGDEGTDAVGPGFGVAAALAGLGGGASLRARNRGGDERDEE, from the coding sequence ATGAACGAGACGGTCCCAGGTAACACAGCGAGCGCGACGCCGGCGTCCGACCGCCGGCGCTTCCTCCGGGCGACCGTGGCGACCGGTCTCGCGTCGGTCGCCGGCCTCGGCGGGGTCGGATCCGCCGCCGCACAGGAGACCGGCACCCAGGAGACCGACGCCGGCGAGAGGCGCTGGGCGGTCGACCTCCCGTTTGACGCGCTGTCCTCGCCGACGGTCGTCGACGGCACCGCCTACGTCGGCAGCGCCGGCGGGACGGTCCACGCCGTCGACGCAGCGTCGGGCGACGAACGGTGGCGCTTCGAGGTCGACGCCGCCGGCCGCAGGGCAGTGAACGCCGCGCCGATGGTCGTCGACGACGTCGTATTCCTCGACAGCGGCGCCGGCGTGTTCGCCCTCGACGCCCCGACGGGCCGCGAGCTATGGCGCGCCGAAGCGGTGGTCGGCGGCGAGATAAACAACCCGCACTCCTCGCCCACGGTGGTCCACGGCACCGTCTTCGTCGGCAGCGCCGGCGCCATCCTGTACGCGCTGGACGCCGCGACCGGCGACGAGCGGTGGCGCGTCGACGCGGGCGAGTTCACGTTCTCCTCACCCACGGTCGTCGACGACACCGTCTACCTCGGCACCGACGCCGGGGTCGTCGCCGTCGACGGCGAGAGCGGCGAGGAGCGCTGGCACCGCGAGATCGGCGACGTCTCCTACTCGTCGCCGACGGTGGCCGACGGGCGCCTCTTCGTTGGGACGTTCAGTGGGGACGAGGCGGTGTCCGTCTACGCGCTCGCGGTCGAGAGCGGCGAGGAGGCGTGGCGATTCGACACCGGTCACGACGTCGGCTCCTCGCCGACGGTGGCCGACGGCACCGTCTTCGTCGGGACCCAGACCAGCGACGACGGGGGCGACGTCTGGGCCGTCGACGCCGCGAGCGGCGAGGAGCAGTGGCGCGCCGGCGTCGACGAGGTCGTCTTCTCGTCGCCGACGGTCGCCGGTGGGACGGTGTTCGTCGGGACGAACGCGATAGATGCACGCGACGTGAGCGAGAGCGAGGGGACGCTCCGGGCCATCGACGCCCAGTCGGGCGAGGAGCGCTGGCGCGCGCCCGCCGGTGCCGAGGTACTGTCCTCGCCGACGGTCGTCGACGGCACCGTCTTCGTCGGGCACTGGGACGCCGACGACGACGAAAACGGTGGCAGACTGGTGGCCATAGACGCCGGCGTCGACGCGTCGAGCGAGGGGACGCGCGTCACGCTCGGGACCCTCGGCCACCACGACGGCTACCGCCACGCCGACCAGTCCCTGGACGTCGACCGGCCGACCGACACGGCGACCGAATCCCCGACCGAGACGGCGACCCGCTCCGAAACGGCGACGACGGCGCCCGGGACGACCGGCGCTGGCGACGAGGGGACGGATGCGGTCGGTCCCGGGTTCGGCGTCGCCGCCGCTCTGGCCGGTCTCGGCGGCGGGGCGTCACTGCGGGCCCGTAACCGCGGCGGGGACGAACGCGACGAGGAGTGA